The DNA sequence TGCCCAGGCGCTGCAGGCGCTGGCCACGGAGGGCGTCGACCTGGTGGTCTCGGATGTCAACATGGACGGCATGGACGGGCACGCCCTGCTGCGTCGTATCCGCGAAATCCATCCGCAGGTGCCGGTGGTGCTGATCACCGCGTTCGGCAGCATCGAGCGCTCGGTACAGGCCATGCGCGATGGCGCCGCCGATTACCTGGTCAAGCCGTTCGCACCGGCACTGCTGCTCGATGCGGTGGCGCGCTACGGTGCCGGCAACTTGCTCGGCGAGGAAGACCCGGTCGCGGTCGCGCGCGGCTCGGTCGAGCTGCTGCAACTCGCACAACGGGTGGCGCGCACCGATTCGACGGTATTGCTGAGCGGCGAGAGCGGCAGCGGCAAGGAAGTGCTGGCACGCTATATCCACCGCCATTCGCTGCGCGCCGAGCGCGCTTTCGTGGCGATCAACTGCGCGGCGATTCCGGAAAACATGCTCGAGGCGCTGCTGTTCGGCCACGAGAAGGGGGCATTCACCGGGGCCTACGCCAGCATGCCCGGTAAGTTCGAGCAGGCCGAGGGCGGCACCCTGCTGCTCGACGAGATTTCCGAGATGGATGCCTCGCTGCAGGCGAAGTTGCTGCGGGTGCTGCAGGAGCGCGAAGTCGAGCGACTCGGCGGGCGCAAGCCGATCGCGGTGGATGTACGGGTGATCGCGACCAGCAACCGCGACCTGCTGGGCTGTGTCGAGGACGGCATATTCCGCGAGGATCTCTACTACCGGCTCAGCGTGTTTCCGTTGCACTGCCTGGCGCTGCGCGAGCGCCCGGCCGATATCGTGCCGCTGGCCGAGCGGCTGGTGCGTTCACATGCCGCGAAGATGCACCACGGCGCGGTGTATTTCGACGATTCGGCGCTGCGCGCGATGCTCGCCCACCCGTGGCCGGGCAATGTCCGCGAACTCGACAATGCCTTGCAACGCGCGTTGATTCTGCAGAACGGCTGTGTGATTTCGGCGCCCCATCTGCGTCTCGTGCCGCCGCGTGGCTCGCTCCCCGCGCTCACGGCGGCGGCGCTTGCCGAGGCACCGGCGGCGGAACCGGCCCTGGCCGAGGGTGAGCAGGGCGGCGATCTGGGCAGCGATCTGCGATTGCGCGAATACCAGATCATCGTGAACGTGCTGAAGGATACTCGTGGCAGCAGGAGCGGCGCCGCCGAACGCCTCGGGATCAGCGCGCGCACGCTGCGCTACAAGCTGGCGAAAATGCGCGAGTGCGGCCTCGATGTGGACGAAGCGCTGCGCGCCGCGTCCTGAGCCGCGAATACCGTCGCGACCCGAGAGCCACGAGCATGCCGGCGCCGGCGCGCTCGAAGGTGCCACGCATGCCGTCCGGCCCGTCACGTGCGCCATGGTGTGCATCAGTGTTTCGGCGGCGCATCACGTTTCGGTCGAGCGCACACACTGAAAGCCGATCGGAGAGTTCAGTAAGCATCCAGAAACTGATTGACGGCCGCGAACGTCGCGTCGAATGGAGGCAGCAATTCGTCAATCCCGGCGTGTTGTCCGTTATTGGCGGCCGTTTCGATGCGCTCGCAGCAATCTCCCAATGCCAGTGCGCCAATGGTCCGCGCCGACGATTTGAGCTTGTGGGCCGCCGCACCGACGCCTGCGAGCTCGCCGGATTGCCGGGCGTTGTGCATTTCTGCCGCGATCGGCGCTGCGCTGCGCCGAAAATCTTCAAGAAATTCGCGCACGATCTGCGGATCATCGCCCACCAACGCCTGCAGTACGCTGATATCCACCGGCTGTTCAGCCGCGTGCGCAGCGCTTGCAGGTCGCGCTAGCTCCGTGCTGGCTTGTGCGGCGTCTGGCTGCTCGATCTCCAGTGCCGGCAGCCATTTGCCAAGGACGGCATCGATTTCCTCGAGCCGCGCGGGCTTGCTCAGATATCCGTCCATGCCCGCGGCGAGGCACTGCTCCGATTCGCTGGAGACCGCAATTGCGGTGAGCGCGACAATGCCGATATGCGCCGTGTCGCCTTCTTCCGCGCGTATCGCCGCCGTGAGCTCATACCCGTCCATACCCGGCATATGCAGATCGGTCAGCAACAATGGATAGTGCCCCAGGCGCCAGCACGCCAGCGCCTCCAAACCGTTGTCGGCGATGTCGGCGGTTACACCGAGCAATGCCAGTTGATGCCGAATCACCTTCTGATTGGTCTCATTGTCCTCGGCCACCAGGATCAAGCGACCGCATTGAAGGGCCTCTTCCCGCGATAGCAGCCGGATGCCTTCGCCGTATTTTGCACCGAGCGACGAGTGCGGCTCTTCTGCCAATGGTTTGCGTTCGGCGGCGACCGCGACTGCACGCAACAAGGTTCGCCGGCATAGCGCATTGCCATCGACCGTGAAAACCCCGGCACCCGTTTGGCGCAGGTTGCGCCGCTTGCCACGTTCGATCACGACCGCCAGAAACCGTACATCCAGATTGAGTCGCAGGTCCATGGCGGCTTCAAGCTCCGCCACGCTCGGGTGCGTATCCCCGGCATCAATGACCCACACCCACAGACCCGATGCGCCGCGGCGCGCCCATTCCCGGGCGTGACTCAACTCCTCGATGCGCTCCACTCGCGCGCCGCCATGCACCAGGTAGGTGGCCAGATCGGGTGCCAGCCCGTGGGCGGTGCCGATGACCAGGCACGCCAGCCCGGCGGCATCGCTGGTCGCGTCAGGGCTTGTCGGGGCGTCCGGCACGGAGCGCAGGGGCAGTCGGAAGAAGAACGTGGAGCCGACCCCCAGGGTGCTTTCGACCCGGATCTCGCCGCCCATGAGCTGCGTTAGCTGGTAGGAGATCGCCAAACCGAGACCAGTCCCCCCGAATCGTCGACTGGTCGAGGTATCGGCTTGCATGAACGGCCTGAACAGTAAGGCTTGCGTATCCGGATCCATGCCAATGCCATTGTCCTGCACCCGGAATTCGATCGTGATGTCCTCGGTGTCACCCCGGACGCATTCGGCCCGCACCGAAACAAGCCCCTGGTGATCTTGGTTGCTCGAGAACTTGATCGCATTGTTGATCACGTTGATCAGCACCTGGCGAATGCGTTGGCCATCGCCCAGCGCCGCGCCAGGGATGGCGGGGTCGGCAAAGACGGTCAGCTCGACGCCTTGCTTTTCAGCCAGGCGGTTCAACATCACGCAGACGCTTTCGACGAGCTGCGCCAGATCGAGCGGTTCGTGCTCCACGGCGAGTTTTCCCGCCTCGATCTTCGAGAAATCGAGAATGTCGTTGATGATCGTGAGCAAGGAGGCGGCCGAATCCTGGATGAGACCGACCATCTCCACCTGATAGCCTTTCAGGCTGGTCTGATGCAGCACATCGATCATGCCGATCACCCCGTTCATCGGGGTGCGGATCTCGTGGCTCATCGCGGCGAGGAAGGCCGACTTGGCGGAATTGGCGGCATCCGCCCGTTGTCGGGCGGATTGCAGTTCAGCGATGAACCGCTTTCGCTCGCTCACATCGAGTACCACCCCGATGAACCTGCTCTCGTCGCTCGTTTCGCCGAGGTGCAGCTCCATCGGAAACAGGGAACCATCCTTGCGCAGGCCAGTGACCTCGCGACCGGTGCCGATAACCTTGCGTTGACGGGTTTCGCGGTAATTCCGGAGATAGCCGTCGTGCGCGCTCCTGTCGGGCTCAGGCATCAGCATGTTGACGTTGCGCCCGAGCACCTCGGCGCGGTGATAGCCAAAAATGCGTTCGGCCGCCGGATTGAAGGCGTCGATGCAACCCTCGATATCGATGCTGATGATCCCGTCAACCACCGTGTCCAATATGATTTGCAGCCGGGCGCTTTCCGACTTGGCAAACCGAAGCGCATCCTGCAGTTCCCGGGCGGCGCGGCGCTCCTCCGTGATATCCCGAAACACGAGTACGGCGCCGACCACCTCACCCGTGCGGCTGCGGATGGGGGCACAGCTATCCGCGATGGGTCGCTCGAGGCCGTCGCGTGCCACCAGCACGGTGTGATTGGCCAACCCGCGGACAGCGCCGCTTGCCAGGGTCTCCAGGACGGGAATCGGCGCCGGCACGCGGGTCCGTTCATTGATGATCCGGAAAACCGTGGCGACCGGGAGGCCGCTGGCCTCGCGCTCCGTCCAGCCCGTGAGGAGTTCGGCCATGACATTGAGCCGCGTGATCCGACCATGGATGTCGGTGCACAATACGGCATCGCCTATGGATTGCAGCGTGATCGCGAGTTCTTCCTCGCGAGCGTACAGGGAATTTTGCAACGCCTGCAACTCGGTTATGTCGTGCGCTGAAGCATAAAAAACGCCGTCCTCCGGTGCGGCACGTGCTGACCATGACAGAGTTTTCCAGGAGCCATCCTTGCAGCGATAGCGATTCACAAACCACGCCGCCGATTCATCAGGATGATCCGCCTTCGCGCGGGTGGCCAATTGGTCCTCGGGATGCACGAAATCGATAAACGGGCGCACCAGCAATTCGTGCTCGGTATACCCGAGCGTCGTGACAAACGCGGCATTGACCTGCTTGAAATACCCGTCCGTCCCCGCAATACAGGCCAAGTCGTGGGTCAGGTCGAAAAAGCGGGTACGTTCATTTTTCAGTCGCTGGCTAACGGCAGCCGCGCGCCGCAACAACGCGGCGCTCCACGCAAGGATCCCGCCGACGATGATGATGGTGGCGAGGGTTCGCATCGCGACAAGCGTGTGTGGCCGAAGAGTCCACGCCATTCCGCCTCGAGGGAAAGCCACCCCAGCGTGGTCAGCACGATGACTATGAGGGGGAGAATCCGGGTCAACAGGACTTCACTGAAGCGGTCGCCGGTGATTATGCCCATCATTCCTGCGTGGGGGCGCGCGCTGAACGTGCCGATCGCGAGCAGCAAAAATACCACCGACGTGTGCAAGGCCATGGGGATAAACGTAGTTATGCCGGACAGTTCCCTGACGTTGTAGATGTATCCAATCAGGCTCATCAGTGCAATGAACAACACAGGGAGCGCCGAGAGTTCGGCAGGACGGCGTCCATTCTGAGTCGTCTGGTCGAGCACGAGCAAAGCAAACCCCAGGAAAACAAAGCCGATCGCCGTATTGGGTGCCATCCGATTGGGGATCCCGGGGAGATCATGGGCGAGTCTTTGCGCGAACAGCAATCGATCGATGCCCCAGTCGCCACCATCAATGGCATTGATCACGCCGAGCACACCAATGCCCGACACCATTGCCGCGCCCAGCAGCGAGACGGCGTGCCGCGGCGCCGCCCAAGCGCTGCCCTGCGGGTCAGGTGTTCGAAAACGAAACCCGAGTGACAGGCCCGCCAGAATGAACGCAATTGCCGTTACCGGGTTCATCGAGACAAGACCCGGCACCACGCGCTTGAGCGTATCGATCTCCAGTATCCAGCCCGCCAAGACCAGTGTGCCGACGAGCATCGCCACTACGCTGTAGGTTACGGTCACCCACTCCCATCGGGTCAGGTGCCTGCGCGACTCATTGTGTGCCATGCAAATACCGTCCCCCTTCAGGCCGGATATGTAATCACCGCTAAGTGCCCGTCGGCGCTGTACCCAAGGCGTGCGCAACTCTTGCCACCAGCGTGGAGCGGTCAAAGGGCTTCACGATATAGTCTTTCGCGCCCGCCTTGAGACATTCGTGCACCGTGTCCTTGTCACTTCTTCCGGTCAGCATGATGATCGGTATATTGGCAAGCCAGTTGACAAGCCTAATCTGGCGCGCCATCTCGATGCCGTCCATGAGCGGCATTATCACGTCGAGCAGGATCAGGTCGGGGCGCAGGCGGCGCAGGATCGCAAGCGCGTCGCGACCACTGTGGGCAAAGGCCAGCTCGTAATTTTGTGCTTCAAGTGCCTTGGCAACCAGCTTGCACTGGAACTCGTCATCATCGATCACCAGCAATGTCGGCTGCACCCGGTCGGCCAGCGCAGAGAGTGCGCGCATCGATTCCATATACGGCGTGCAGGAGGCGCGAAACTGCTCTGCCTGCCGTGCCAGGGGCTGAACCGATTGCGTCAGCGCCTCGAGTGGTGCGCTGATCGCCTCGCGCCTGAAGTGGGCAAACTCGCTCTTGAGCCCGGCGGCATCCTTTACCTCGAGCATACCGTGCATGCCGCCGCTGGTGATGCGGCGCGAAAAACCGTCGAGCGCCACACTGATATCGTGCTCGGTGTTCTTCAGCGCAGTATTGGTTGATGCGAGTGACGCGTCATCGGCGGCGATACGCTCCTGAAGCAGGGTTTCGAGTTCCGCCAGGCGCCGCGCTTGTGCCAGAAATTCCACTGCCCGTGGCTGCTGAGTGGCCATTGAGGCCAGCTCGTGCGTTGCATGGTGCACTGCCATCAGCAACCGTGGGGCGTCGTTCGAGACCGGCCAGAACAGCACGTAGTCGTCGAACAAGCCATCGCGACACAGCACATAGGCATGGCGCACTTCTTCCTTGGTACACAGCATTATGATGCGGATGGGACGTTGCTGGATCTCGCTGCCGAGGCGGTATAGACCAAGGCAATAGCGCTGCGACTTGTCCATCCCGTTGAACGCGAGGACCAGCACATCGGGCTGGGCTTCCTGGTATTCCTCGACGATCCGCTCCGGATTGGTCGATATCGCTATGGTGCCGAATTCATCCTCGAGCAGCTTTTTGACCAGCGATGCGTTGGCTGCGCTGTCCGCTGCAATCAGTATCCTGGATTTGGTATTGAACGTCGTCGCCATGTCTCATTCAGCTTCAGCTTCAATAGGGTTGGAAAGTTCCCGTAGAACACGGTCGTCCCACGCCATCAGCCAGTTCGGCAGTTCCTCGGTCGGCATGGGTCTGGCTATGAAAAACCCCTGCGCGACGTGGCAGCCGGTGCGCGTCAAAAATGTCCAATCCGCGAAGGTCTCGACCCCTTCGGCGACTATATCGAGGTTCAACTCCTTGCCCATTGCAAGACTCGAAGTATAGATTGCCCGGGTGGTGCTGTTGCCATGGGCCCCGTGCACGAAGCTGCGGTCGATCTTCATCTGGTTGAACGGCAGGTCGCGCAACTGAGCCATGGACGAATGCCCGGTGCCGAAATCGTCGATCGACAGGGAAAAGCCCTTCAGACGCAGCCGGGTGAGAACATCGAGTGCGGTACGGGCATCTCTCGCCACCCTCGACTCCGTGATCTCGAGCACCATGTCGCCGCTCGTCACGCCCGCGTCGGCAGCCAGTTGCGCCACCCGGTCCGGAAAGTCCAGATCACTCATGCTGTCCATCGAAATATTGACCGCGACCGGCAGCGCCAGCCCGGAACAGCGCCATGCAGCGGCATCGCTCAGTGCGTTTGCGAGTACCAGATTCGTCAGCACATCGATGAGGCCGTGGGATTCGGCCTCGGCAATGAACTGGTCCGGGTAAATCAGCCCGCTTATCGGGTGCTTCCATCGCACCAGCGCTTCCACTCCGAGCAATTCTCCGCCGGGGACTCCCACTTTTGGCTGATAGTAGTTGATAAACTGCTTGTCATCGATTGCGTCGCGGATTTCGGGCGCAGTAAAAACCGCGCGCGACCGGATGTGGTTGCGCGGAAGACTCGGCAACGATTGCTCGAGCAGCAGTTTCAGCGATTGCGGCGAAACCGGTTTCTGCAGCACGCCAAGCAGTGTCATGCCATGCGCTTTCACCAGCTGTTCGGCCGCTTGCAGGATGCGGATATCGACGCCGCTTGCCAGGATCAAGGCGCCCTGGAAATCCCGCGCGACGAGGTGACGGATAAACTCCACACCGTCCATTTCCGGCATGCTCAGATCGCAAACAACGAGCCCGATTGCAGGCCCGCTGGCGTCGATGACCGCGAGCGCCGCAAAGCCGTTCTCGCAGGTGATAATCTCGCTGAAGCCAAGGATCGTCAACTGGTGAGCGAGCAACTTCAGCATGAATGGCTCGTCATCCAGAATCAGAACGCGCAGCGACGGGGTATCGATCATGAGTTCTCCAGTTCTCCATATCAGCGTAGTGTTGTATTCCTTTTGGAACTTAAGCGCTTGTTTGCCCTGCATACCTTCTGCAGGATGCCGCGGGCGCTTTTGGTCCAGATGAATGGCTTGGGTTTGGTGTTGTGATGCACGATGTATTCATCGATCGCTTTGACCAGTTCCGGTACGCTGGTGAATACACTACGGCGCAGACGTAGATCCTGCCCACCAACTCTGGACACCCTGCCAAGCGAGTAAACTCCGCTCGCTCCTCGTCGGTCAGCACGATTTCCGGAGCAATTCGCATTCGCATTCCCGACGCCGTTCGTGTGTTATAGCATTAGAGCAGCGGAAATACATCAGGTTCCTTCAAGAAGGCATTGCCACACTCGCCCTTGGTAGCCAAGAATGCCGCTCAATTGCTCGCTTTCCTGTCCCAGTTCTGGTCGATATACGCTTGTACCGCCGCCAACTCCCGATCGAAGTCGGCCAGTAGTTCTGCCACGGCCCGGTTATCGCCGGCCTTGCCCGCCTGTTCGATAAGCTCGCAGCGATCACCGAGCACCAGCGCACCCACGGCGCGGGCGGAGGATTTCAACTTGTGTGCCAGCAAACCGGCATCCTGTGCCTGCGTCTGGGCACTGGCGGTGGCGATTTCACGCGCGATGCTTGCGGCGCCGTCACCAAAATCGAGCAGGAACTCGCGTAGGACCTCGGTATCATCGCCGACCAGGGCCTCGAGCACCCGAGTGTCCACCGCCGCCGCACCGGCGGCAGGTGTCGCCAGTGTGGCGGATGCGGCTTCCGCGGGGCTCGTTGACGCCGATTGCCCAGGCTGCGCCCACTTGTCCAGCGTGCGTTTCAGCGTATCGAGCGAGGTGGGTTTGCTCAGCACCTCGTCCATCCCCGCGGCGTGACAGCGCTCCAGCGTGCCGTCAATCACATTCGCGGTCCAGCCAATGATCGGGGTACGGGGAAGCCCGCCCTTGGCTTCAATCTCACGGATCGCGCGCGCCAGCGCGAAGCCATCCATGCCGGGCATGTTCAGATCCGCCAGCAATACCGAGAACCGACCTTCGCGCCACAATCCGAGGGCCTGCTCACCGTTCTCGGCCATCTCCAGTTGCACGCCGAGTTGCATCAACTGGTGCGCCAGCAACTTGCGATTCTGGGGGTGATCGTCCACGCCGAGCACCCGCGCGGTGTCCGCGCTTGCACAGGGTGCAGACGTGGCCTGCGGTTCGCCACTGTGGGGCGGACTCCCGGTGTCTGCGGCGTGGTTCAGGTCGAGGGTGATGCGGACCCTGGTGCCGTGTCCCGGTGAGCTGTCGGCAGTGATCGTGCCACCCATCAGGTGCACCAGTTTGCGGGCCAGTGCCAGACCGAATCCGGCGCCACCCTCGAGCCGCGCGGCGCTCAGGTCCGACGGTTGCTCGTCAGTGAACACGCGGCGCAGGGTTTGTTCATCCATGCCGCAGCCGGTGTCCGCGACGGTAATGCTCAGGGTGTCGCAGTCGCTGCCGGTCTCGATCAACTCTGCGCGGAGGTCCACGCTGGCGCCGGGGCAGAACTTGATGGCGTTGTCGATCAGGTTGAACAGCACCTGGGAAAGGCGCGCCGGATCCGTCAGCAGGGCGGGGCTCAGGTGCGGGTCGGAGTGCTGTGTCAGGGTAATCCCGCTGGCCTTGGCCAACGGGGTGTACATGGTCTGCATATGCTGCAAAAGGGCGGCGATGGAAACCGGGCTCAGGCGGATGGCGAGAGTGCCGCGAACGATGCTTTCATGGTCGAGCATATCATCGATAATACGCAGCAGACTGTGGCTTGCTTCGGTCGCGGCGCCCACGATCTCGGTCAGCGATGCGCCAGGCGGCGTCAGGCTCAGCAGTTCCAGCATCCCCTGCACGCTGTTCATGGGCGTGCGCAGTTGGTGGCTCATGGTCGCCAGAAAGATATCCTTGGCAGCATTGGCGCGTACCGCCAGATCACGGCTATGCGTGGCCTCGAGCTGCGCATTCCTCATCTCCGTGACATCCCAGTTGACACCTATCAGGTGCGAAGGCTGGCCCGTCGCATCGCGGTGCACCCCACCGCGGGCTTTTATCCAGCGCAGCGCGCCATCGGACAGGATGATGCGGAATTCCGAGTTGTAGAAATGCTCGCCGAGCAAAGCGTCACGCACGGATTTCGCCGCCGCATCGACATCATCCGGATGAACGCGCGCGCGCCATTCCCGATGGATCTGTTGCGCTTCGCAGGGCTTCATCTCATACAGTTCGAACATCATGTCGTCCCAGAACAACTCGCCGGTCTGCACATTGCGCTCCCAGACGCCCATGTTCGCGCTCCGGGTCGCGAGCTGCAGCCGCTCCAACAGCACGCGGATACGCGTCTCGTGCCGCATTCGTTCCGTGATGTCCTGAACGGTGCCCGAGAAGCGCACGGGTTTGCCGCGCGAATCGAGTGACATCTTGCCGCGGGTGTGGATCCAGCGCTCCTCGCCGTCGGCGCGGTGAATTCGGTACACGATGTCATATTTCGGCTTGCCTGCCAGGGCAGCCTGCCAGGCTGCATTCACTTTTACGACGTCATCTGCGTGTACCGACTGAAACAATAGCTCGTTGGTTACAGGCACCGAACCCGGTTCGAGCCCCCACAGCCGGAAGTGCTCGTCGGTCCAGTCCATCTGATCCGTTTGCGGGTCCCATTCCATGCTGCCCACCGCCGCGACTTGCTGGGCATCGTTGAGCATTGCCTCCCTGTGACGCAGTCGCTCAGCGCTCGCGGACAGTGCCGCCGTACGCTCCTCGACTTGCCTTTCCAGCTCCTCATTGGCGCGCTCCAGCGCGCGTTCGGCCCTGGTGCGCGCGTCGATCTCGCGTCGCAGCAGGTACAGATCGCGAAAGGTCATGGCGATGGCCAGCAGCGAAACCACCACCAGGCCGATCATGCCCCAGATGGCGTTGCGACGAAATTTCAGCGTTTCGGCATCGCGTTTCTCCCGTTCCAGGCTCATCTGGCCCTTGATCACGGTCACCAGCTGTTGCGCCGCGGGTTCGGGAATCTGCA is a window from the Gammaproteobacteria bacterium genome containing:
- a CDS encoding sigma-54-dependent Fis family transcriptional regulator, with amino-acid sequence MRILLVEDDADLREAISDTLELAGTRVIAVAGGAQALQALATEGVDLVVSDVNMDGMDGHALLRRIREIHPQVPVVLITAFGSIERSVQAMRDGAADYLVKPFAPALLLDAVARYGAGNLLGEEDPVAVARGSVELLQLAQRVARTDSTVLLSGESGSGKEVLARYIHRHSLRAERAFVAINCAAIPENMLEALLFGHEKGAFTGAYASMPGKFEQAEGGTLLLDEISEMDASLQAKLLRVLQEREVERLGGRKPIAVDVRVIATSNRDLLGCVEDGIFREDLYYRLSVFPLHCLALRERPADIVPLAERLVRSHAAKMHHGAVYFDDSALRAMLAHPWPGNVRELDNALQRALILQNGCVISAPHLRLVPPRGSLPALTAAALAEAPAAEPALAEGEQGGDLGSDLRLREYQIIVNVLKDTRGSRSGAAERLGISARTLRYKLAKMRECGLDVDEALRAAS
- a CDS encoding PAS domain S-box protein, which produces MRTLATIIIVGGILAWSAALLRRAAAVSQRLKNERTRFFDLTHDLACIAGTDGYFKQVNAAFVTTLGYTEHELLVRPFIDFVHPEDQLATRAKADHPDESAAWFVNRYRCKDGSWKTLSWSARAAPEDGVFYASAHDITELQALQNSLYAREEELAITLQSIGDAVLCTDIHGRITRLNVMAELLTGWTEREASGLPVATVFRIINERTRVPAPIPVLETLASGAVRGLANHTVLVARDGLERPIADSCAPIRSRTGEVVGAVLVFRDITEERRAARELQDALRFAKSESARLQIILDTVVDGIISIDIEGCIDAFNPAAERIFGYHRAEVLGRNVNMLMPEPDRSAHDGYLRNYRETRQRKVIGTGREVTGLRKDGSLFPMELHLGETSDESRFIGVVLDVSERKRFIAELQSARQRADAANSAKSAFLAAMSHEIRTPMNGVIGMIDVLHQTSLKGYQVEMVGLIQDSAASLLTIINDILDFSKIEAGKLAVEHEPLDLAQLVESVCVMLNRLAEKQGVELTVFADPAIPGAALGDGQRIRQVLINVINNAIKFSSNQDHQGLVSVRAECVRGDTEDITIEFRVQDNGIGMDPDTQALLFRPFMQADTSTSRRFGGTGLGLAISYQLTQLMGGEIRVESTLGVGSTFFFRLPLRSVPDAPTSPDATSDAAGLACLVIGTAHGLAPDLATYLVHGGARVERIEELSHAREWARRGASGLWVWVIDAGDTHPSVAELEAAMDLRLNLDVRFLAVVIERGKRRNLRQTGAGVFTVDGNALCRRTLLRAVAVAAERKPLAEEPHSSLGAKYGEGIRLLSREEALQCGRLILVAEDNETNQKVIRHQLALLGVTADIADNGLEALACWRLGHYPLLLTDLHMPGMDGYELTAAIRAEEGDTAHIGIVALTAIAVSSESEQCLAAGMDGYLSKPARLEEIDAVLGKWLPALEIEQPDAAQASTELARPASAAHAAEQPVDISVLQALVGDDPQIVREFLEDFRRSAAPIAAEMHNARQSGELAGVGAAAHKLKSSARTIGALALGDCCERIETAANNGQHAGIDELLPPFDATFAAVNQFLDAY
- a CDS encoding response regulator, which translates into the protein MATTFNTKSRILIAADSAANASLVKKLLEDEFGTIAISTNPERIVEEYQEAQPDVLVLAFNGMDKSQRYCLGLYRLGSEIQQRPIRIIMLCTKEEVRHAYVLCRDGLFDDYVLFWPVSNDAPRLLMAVHHATHELASMATQQPRAVEFLAQARRLAELETLLQERIAADDASLASTNTALKNTEHDISVALDGFSRRITSGGMHGMLEVKDAAGLKSEFAHFRREAISAPLEALTQSVQPLARQAEQFRASCTPYMESMRALSALADRVQPTLLVIDDDEFQCKLVAKALEAQNYELAFAHSGRDALAILRRLRPDLILLDVIMPLMDGIEMARQIRLVNWLANIPIIMLTGRSDKDTVHECLKAGAKDYIVKPFDRSTLVARVAHALGTAPTGT
- a CDS encoding EAL domain-containing response regulator, translating into MIDTPSLRVLILDDEPFMLKLLAHQLTILGFSEIITCENGFAALAVIDASGPAIGLVVCDLSMPEMDGVEFIRHLVARDFQGALILASGVDIRILQAAEQLVKAHGMTLLGVLQKPVSPQSLKLLLEQSLPSLPRNHIRSRAVFTAPEIRDAIDDKQFINYYQPKVGVPGGELLGVEALVRWKHPISGLIYPDQFIAEAESHGLIDVLTNLVLANALSDAAAWRCSGLALPVAVNISMDSMSDLDFPDRVAQLAADAGVTSGDMVLEITESRVARDARTALDVLTRLRLKGFSLSIDDFGTGHSSMAQLRDLPFNQMKIDRSFVHGAHGNSTTRAIYTSSLAMGKELNLDIVAEGVETFADWTFLTRTGCHVAQGFFIARPMPTEELPNWLMAWDDRVLRELSNPIEAEAE
- a CDS encoding PAS domain-containing protein; the protein is MTENKTDASRFTQHMGVVFSLLALLVVTGYVLVKQPLRAIQGDFQLTLQRQGALDDALHHVEAAQLAQQAYLLTGQESYRATSISALDALGGRANALSRPGGAKQPGHATPELSALVAQFGAALEAQAHAYQLGELPTQALMQIPEPAAQQLVTVIKGQMSLEREKRDAETLKFRRNAIWGMIGLVVVSLLAIAMTFRDLYLLRREIDARTRAERALERANEELERQVEERTAALSASAERLRHREAMLNDAQQVAAVGSMEWDPQTDQMDWTDEHFRLWGLEPGSVPVTNELLFQSVHADDVVKVNAAWQAALAGKPKYDIVYRIHRADGEERWIHTRGKMSLDSRGKPVRFSGTVQDITERMRHETRIRVLLERLQLATRSANMGVWERNVQTGELFWDDMMFELYEMKPCEAQQIHREWRARVHPDDVDAAAKSVRDALLGEHFYNSEFRIILSDGALRWIKARGGVHRDATGQPSHLIGVNWDVTEMRNAQLEATHSRDLAVRANAAKDIFLATMSHQLRTPMNSVQGMLELLSLTPPGASLTEIVGAATEASHSLLRIIDDMLDHESIVRGTLAIRLSPVSIAALLQHMQTMYTPLAKASGITLTQHSDPHLSPALLTDPARLSQVLFNLIDNAIKFCPGASVDLRAELIETGSDCDTLSITVADTGCGMDEQTLRRVFTDEQPSDLSAARLEGGAGFGLALARKLVHLMGGTITADSSPGHGTRVRITLDLNHAADTGSPPHSGEPQATSAPCASADTARVLGVDDHPQNRKLLAHQLMQLGVQLEMAENGEQALGLWREGRFSVLLADLNMPGMDGFALARAIREIEAKGGLPRTPIIGWTANVIDGTLERCHAAGMDEVLSKPTSLDTLKRTLDKWAQPGQSASTSPAEAASATLATPAAGAAAVDTRVLEALVGDDTEVLREFLLDFGDGAASIAREIATASAQTQAQDAGLLAHKLKSSARAVGALVLGDRCELIEQAGKAGDNRAVAELLADFDRELAAVQAYIDQNWDRKASN